TCAATTCCAGCGCTTCCTGAAAAAGAGGATTATTTTTCAGAGGCCATTTTTGTCCTTTGATGGAACTAATGCCGGAGTTTAAAAATTCGTGTTCGATGGTGGCGTTAATGTCGGCTTCCTTACAACGATAGACCACGCAGCGACAGACTCCCAATCCCTGTCCCAATTTCTGCACTGCCACCTGGAGGATATCTTCCGGATCGAGGGAACGACGGATCGCCGCCATCACCGAGTTGATCAGTCTTTCCTTGTGTTCTTTCGATGCCAAGGAACGATTGGCTTTCAGCAGTTTATACTGTCCCGCTTGCAAATAAGTGACCAATCGCTGGACAAAGGGATCTGGTTCCTCTTGATGATCCCTGTCCGTCAATTCACAGATCAGGTATTCTTCTTGGGCGCACCTAATTTTCTCCGCCAGTTCGGGACGATAATCGAGAATATGATTTAAAAGAATTTGGGCCGCCTGTTGACTTACATGGCGATCGCTCGTCCAAATCCCCTCAAAACGGCGATTATTATCCATAGCTGCCCTATTTTCCCCTTCGGCTACCAGATGGGTTCGCTCCCGACAGATTAAACAACTAGCATAATGGCGACTGATAACCACTAGATGCCATTCTTGGGCTAAACTGTCGTCCGGTTGAAAAGCGATCGTCTCGTAAACGTCGGAACTATGCTTAAAATCGGTTTCTGGGGCCGACAAAACATAAACTTGCCCGCTTTTGTGGGCAATGCGTCGATAGCGATGGGCCTCTTGACGATAAAAGCGCTCACGCTGAAAACTGGCAATCACTAATGGTTGATCGTCTTCCGCTAAAACCTGATCCTCCATGGCGTGGGATAGCGCGGTCAGGGATACTTTGAAGTACATCTGCGATCGCCATTGGGGGAGTAACTGCAACAGTTCTGTTAAAACAGAAGTTGATCTGCTCATCGATGATCTGTTTCGAGTCGAGTGTGACTAGCAAGCGCAATAGAGGGAACTAGCAATTTCTCCCTTGACCCTATCCTACAGGCTCAAGGGGACAAGAGGTGAGATCGTGATGGCAAGAAACTTAAACTGAGTGATGCCAAAAGTGAGCGAAATTATTCTAGCTAACTAGACGTTGCTGAATAAATCTAAACCTTGTTGGGTAAGACTTTTAGACTTTTGGGAAATCAAAAAGTACCCGCCATTGGAGGGATCGGGGGGAAAATTTAGGGACTTTTTCCCTGAAAATTAGGTAATTTACCAGATGAAAATGGGTAAAACCCTACACCCTACACCCTACACCCTACACCCTACACCCTGCCCCCACGAGAAACTTTTTGCCGCAAACCCTAACTAGATGTAGGCGACTTTCATTGCCCAAAGGATCAGAGCAATAATACTACCGATAACGATAATCGACGATATCGCCACTACTGCCGGTTTATCGGCTCCCTCGAATTTCATAATGCCACGATTTAAGTCTGACATTGCCCTTAACTCCTTTTCATGAGATGGATGTGGAAAGTATGAGACACTTTAGGATCATAAATTAGCGAACTCTCATCTATCCGTGTTATTAGAAATTGGTATCATTCGGCTGTCTTTAATCATTCTAGGCGTTCTTTTCGCCCTTGGCCTTCTCCTTGAGGCTATTTTAAGAATTGTCTTCGGGTTCGGTAATCCGCTTATTTACAAAGCTGATGCCGAAATTGGCTATCTTTTGGCTCCTAATCAACAAACGCGCCGGTTTTCCAATTTTATCGCCGTTAATCAGTATTCGATGCGGAGCGATCCGATTACACCCCAACGGCCTCCGGAGACGACGAGAATCATGTTAATCGGTGATTCGATCGCTAATGGCTCCTGGTGGACGGATCAAAAAGAGACCATTGCTGCTTTAATCACCAAAAATTTAGGACAAAATCTGACGGGTTCAGTGCAAGTTCTCAATGCTTCCGCTAATTCTTGGGGACCGCGCAATCAATTGGCCTATCTAAGACGTTTCGGCACCTTTGAATCCCAGGTGATTGTGTTATTAATGAACACTGATGATCTGTTCGCTTTAGCTCCTAGTTCGGCGGTGGTGGGACGAGAAATTAATTATCCCGCTCGCCGGCCGGCTTTAGCTTTAATCGAATTATACGATCGATATTTTAAGCGTTATCCTCC
This Microcystis wesenbergii NRERC-220 DNA region includes the following protein-coding sequences:
- a CDS encoding SGNH/GDSL hydrolase family protein; amino-acid sequence: MLLEIGIIRLSLIILGVLFALGLLLEAILRIVFGFGNPLIYKADAEIGYLLAPNQQTRRFSNFIAVNQYSMRSDPITPQRPPETTRIMLIGDSIANGSWWTDQKETIAALITKNLGQNLTGSVQVLNASANSWGPRNQLAYLRRFGTFESQVIVLLMNTDDLFALAPSSAVVGREINYPARRPALALIELYDRYFKRYPPLPPVREGGDRVGNNLTALAQIQALAQANQARLIIAITPLIREAQKQGRDYELKARQRLADFTSNQQIFYLDFLPIFQAHPTPDSLYRDNIHLSRDGNELISQKLTEAIKKVF